The Candidatus Deferrimicrobiaceae bacterium sequence GGAACAGCGTCCCCTGCTCCAGGACGTACTTGACGTCCGCCAGCGGATAATCCTTGTGCTTCTCGACGACGGGGCGAACGTTGGCTTCTGCGTATCCCTTGTCCTTGAGCATCGTGGAAAGGTTCTGCAGATCCTGGATGAGCAGTTCCCGGTCGAAGATCTCCCCCTTCTTGAGACGGACGCTCTCGCGCAGACGCTCGGTCGGGACGGAACTTTCGCCGCCGACGGAAATATCCCCGACACGGTATTGTTTTCCTTCGAAGATCCGGATGGAAACGACCAGCCCGTCGGCCCCGCGGGATATCTTTGGATCGGTGACTTTCGAATCGAGAAACCCGTTGTTGCTGTAGAGCGCCTCGATACGCAAGATGTCGTTCTGGAGGACGTCCTGCTTGAAGGTTCCGGAATCGGTGATGAAAGAAAAGAAGCCCCTCTCTTTCGTCTCGAGAACCTTCCGGATCTCGCTGTCTGAAAGGTAAAGATTTCCGTCGAACCGGATCTTTGCGATCTTGATCTTTTCGCCTTCGCGGACCCGGAACATCGCCTTCATCGACCCGTCGATATCTTCCGTCACCGAGGAATCGATCGCCGCGTCGTAATAACCCTTGTTGTGGTAAAGCTCCGTCATCTTGCGAACCGATTCGCGAACCTTATCTTCGTTGTAGAGGTCGCGCTCCTTCAAGGAGATCGCCGCCTTGAGCTCCGCGTTGTCGAGTTCCTTGTTTCCCTCGAGCGTCACCCGGGAGACGACCGGCTTCTCGGCCACGATGATGGTCAGCTTGTAACCGTCGGCGACCTCCTCTGAGTCGAAACGGACATCGGTGTAGAACCCCATCTTCCAGATCGTCTTGACGTCGTCCCGAATATCCTGAAGGTCGAAATCGCGGCCGACTCGGGTCTTCAAGTTCTGGAGAATCGACGAGGGCTTGATCCGGTTGGCGCCGACCACCTCGATATCGACGACCTTGAACCCTTCGGGCATGGCGACCCCTGCCGTGACTGCAAGGAGGAGGATCGAAACGATGACGGACAGCAGAACCTTTTTCATCAGGCGATCATCCCGTCGTCGATCCGGATGACGCGGTGCATCCTGGAGGCGAGGTCCATGTTGTGGGTCACCATCATGACCGTCAGCTTGCGGGTACGGTTCAGATCGCGGAGAAGGTCGAAGACGCCGTTGGCGGTTTCCTTGTCCAGGTTCCCGGTGGGTTCGTCGGCCAGCAGCACACTCGGGTTCATCACGAGCGCCCGGCAGATCGCCACGCGCTGCTGCTCTCCCCCGGAAAGCTCTCCGATCCGGTGATCCTTGCGATCGGTCAGGCCGACTTCGTCGAGCAACGCATCCGCCCGACTGCGTGCCTCGGACCGCGACGCCCCCTGGATCAGGCAGGGAAGCATGACGTTTTCGGTCGCGTCGAACTCGGGCAACAGGTGGTGAAACTGAAAGACGAAGCCGATCGTCCGATTGCGGAAAGATGCCAGCGCTTCCTCGGAGAGCGCCGATATGTCGTTCCCTTCGAAGGATACCGAGCCGGAGGTGGGCCGATCGAGCGTCCCGACGATCTGCAGGAGCGTCGTTTTTCCCGCGCCGGAAACGCCGACGACGCCGAGCAGCTCCCCGCGCGCGATATCCATCGTGATCCCCTTGAGGATCTCGAGCTTCCCGCCGTTCCGGAGGTAGGTCTTCCGGAGCGATTCTACGTGGATCAGGGTATCGCTATTCATAGCGTATCGCCTCGGCGGGATCGATCCGGCTGGCTTGCCGGGCGGGATAGAGCGTCGCAAGGAAGCAGATCAGGATGGAGCTGCCGCCGACCAGCATAAGGATCGCGGGATCGAACAGCACGGGAAGCGTGGTGATGTAATAGACGTCGTTGGGAAGATGGATGAACTGGTATTTTTTCAATAGCCAGCAAAGCCCCCCGCCCAGGATCGTCCCGGCCAGCGTCCCCACGATCCCGATGAAAAGGCCCTCGAGCGCGAAGATGCGGCGGATCGTGCGCCGAGTGGCGCCCATGGTCATCAGGATCCCGATGTCCTTGTTCTTTTCCATGACGATCATGATGAGCGTGCTGATGATATTGAACGCCGCCACCATCACGATGAGCACGAGGATGATGAACATGACCACCTTTTCGAGCTTGAGCGCCGAGAACAGGTTGCGGTTGCTCTGCATCCAGTCCTTGGCGTAATAGGGCAGCCCCAGATCGGTCCGGATGCGCGCGGCGATAGCCGAGGCCTGATAAATGTCGTTGACCTTGAGCTCGATCCCGCTGGCGCGCCCGCCGGTGCCGAGCATGCGGGACGCCTCGTCGAAGGAGACATAAGCAAAGGTGGCGTCGTACTCGTACATGCCGGATTCGAAGATGCCTGCGACCTTGAACCGCTCGGATCTGGGGAAAGCCCCGAGAGGGGTCACGTTGCCGCCGGGCACGAGCACTTCGACCAGGTCGCCCATCCCCACCCCCAGGTTGCCGGCCAGCTCTTTCCCGAGGATCACCCCGGGCAGGTCGTCCGCGGATCTCCGGATGATGTTTTCGATCTTGCCGACCCGGACGTCCTTGACCAGCCGGGTTACCTTTCCGACAGAGGCCGGGTCGACCCCCCGCAGCACGCCCCCGGTAGCGCCGCCCCCGGAAGTAATCATCATCTGGGAAAAGACGTAGGGAGATGCGGCGGCGATGCCTTCCATCGCGCCCAGCCGGGCGGCGAGCCGGTAGGGTTCCGGGATCGTCCCGTCGAGGCTGGTCACGTGGACGTGGGCGGTCGCTCCGAGGATCCGGTCCTTCAGCTCTTGCTCGAATCCGTTCATGACCGCAAGCACGATGATGAGCGCGGTCACGCCGATCGTCACCCCCAGCACGGAAATGAAGGTGATGATCGAGATGAACGTCTGCTTCCGCTTGGCCAGAAGATACTTCTGGGCAATGTAATATTCGACCGGGAATCGCAAGCCCGGGTCACCCTTCCTTGCGAAGTTGCGGGAACAGGATCACGTCGCGGATGGAGGGGGAATCGGTGAACAGCATGACCAGGCGATCGATCCCGATCCCCTCGCCCGCGGCTGGCGGCATGCCGAATTCGAGCGCCCGGATGTAGTCGTCGTCCATCGCCATCGCCTCCTCGTCGCCGCGCGCTTTCTCTTCGAGCTGTGCCTCGAACCGCTTGCGCTGATCGACCGGGTCGTTGAGCTCGGAGAAGGCATTGGCAATTTCGCGGCCGTTGACGATGAGCTCGAAACGGTCGACGATCTCGGGACGCTGGTCGTTCTTGCGGGAAAGCGGCGACACCTCGATCGGATACTCGGTGACGAACGTGGGCCCGATGATTGCGCGCTCGCCCACCGCCTCGTAGAGTTCGACCAGCAGCTTTCCGTCGGGGGTGCCTTCCTTGACGTAAAGACCCAGGCCCGCCGCCATCTCGCGCAGGAACGCCGGGTCGGACAAACGCTCCTCGGGAACCTTCCCGTAGAGGGCGACTGCCTGGCGGACGGTCAACCGCTGCCAGGGCGTGGCGAAGTCGATCTCTTTCCCCTGAAGGGGAACCTTGGTGGACCCGAACAAATGTATCGCCAACCCGGAAAATAAATCTTCGGTGAGGGTCATCAGCTCGTCGACGGTGGCGTAGGCCTGGTAAAACTCGACCATCGTGAACTCTGGATTGTGCTGGGTGGAAATCCCCTCGTTCCGGAAATTGCGGTTGATCTCGAAAACACGCTCGAAACCGCCTACCAGGAGCCGCTTGAGATAAAGTTCGGGGGCGATCCGGAGGAACAGATCCATGTCGAGGCTGTTGTGATGCGTCATGAAGGGACGCGCTGTTGCGCCGCCCGCGATCGGTTGCATCATCGGCGTCTCGACTTCGAGGTAGTCGCGCGCGACGAGGAAGTTGCGGACGAAAGAGATGATGCGCGAACGTTTCCGAAAGATCTCGCGGACGTCCTCGTTGACGATGAGATCGACGTATCGCTGCCGGTAGCGCGTCTCGACGTCGGAGAGGCCATGCCACTTTTCGGGAAGCGGCCGGAGCGCTTTCGTCAACAGGCGGAAAGAGGAGACCTTGATCGTCAGCTCGCCGGTCTGGGTCACGAACAGCGTGCCTTCGGCCCATACGATATCGCCGATGTCGATGCGCTTCTTGAACTTCTCGTATTCGGCCTCGCCGACGCTGTCCTGGGTCAGGTGGAACTGGATCTTCCCGGCACGATCGAGGATGCTCAGGAACGCCGCCTTGCCCATCCGGCGCTTGGCGAGAATTCTTCCTGCGACGTCGACCTTGATGGCGCGGCCCGGAAGCTCCGCGGCCGGGATTCCGTCGGCAGCCCTACGAACCGCATCCGATGTCCAGCCTACATGCTGCCCGTTGGGATAAGCGATCTCGCCTGCTTCCCGTATCTCTTCGACCTTCCGGTAACGGTCCCGGATCAGGTCGTTCCATTCTTCATTCAATGTCGCCTCCGGAATCCTGCACGTCGGCGCCGCCCGAGAGCAGGTACTTATGGATGAAGTCCATGATGTCGCCGTCGAGCACGGCATCGACGTTCCCGGTCTCGTGCCCGGTCCGATGATCCTTGACCATTCTGTAAGGCGCCAGCACGTAGGACCGGATCTGCGAGCCCCAGGCGATGTCTTTTTTCGCCTTATGGCTGTCCTGCACCTTCTCGGCGCGTTGCCGCATCTCGAGCGCGTACATCTTGGACCGCAGGATCTTGTAGGCCAGCGCCTTGTTCTTGTGCTGGGAACGCTCCTGCTGGCAAAGAACGACGAGTCCGGTCGGCAGGTGGGTCAGCCGGACGGCGGATTCCGTCTTGTTGACGTGCTGCCCCCCCGCGCCGCCGGAGCGGAGCGTGTCGATCCTGAGGTCGTTATCGTCGATGGTGATCTCGACGGTATCGTCGATCTCGGGAGACACGAAAACCGAGGCGAACGACGTGTGCCGGCGCTTGTTCGCGTCGAAGGGCGAGATCCGGACCAGCCGGTGGACGCCGCCTTCGGCCTTCATGTACCCGAATGCATGGTCGCCTTTCATGAGGAAGGTGACGCTCTTGATGCCGGCTTCCTCGCCGTCCTGCCGCTCGGCCAGCTCCATTTCATACCCGTTGCGGTCGCAGAACCGTGTGTACATCCGGAGCAGCATCTCGGCCCAGTCCTGGGATTCGGTGCCGCCGGCGCCGGCATGGATCGTCACGATCGCGTTGAGGTCATCCCCTTCGCCGCTGAGCATCCGCGCCATCTCCAGGTCGTCGAGACGCTCCGAAATCGTGCGCAGAATCGACCCGATCTCTGATTCCAGCCCGGGATCGGCCTGCTCGTCGACCAGGTCGAGGCAGGCGTGCAGGTCGCCGAAAGAGGCATCGAGGGAGCCCCATTTCTCGAGGAAAGTGTCGATCGACTTGCGTTCCTTGAGAATGGGCTCAGCTTTTTCGGGAGACTCCCAGAAGCCGTCCCGTGCCGCGATCGACTCGAGTTCGGCGTGGCGTGCGAGTTTTCGATCTACGTCAAAGATAACCTCGAAGCGCGCGCGCGCGTGCTTCAAGGGCGATTGCTTGCTCCTCAAGAATTCCGGCTGCCATGGGGTCCTTTCAAGGCGAAAAGAAAAATGAGAAAACCAATTATAATACACGAATATCCGAACAGTTCACCCGTTTTTGCGTAGAACGTGGTTCCTGTACCGGGTGTAATCTCGGCGACCACGATCCCCTTGCGGAAAAGACCGAGCGAGCGGTCGATCGCGCCATCCGGACGAATTATGGCGCTGATCCCGGAATTGGCCGCCCGGACCATGGGACGGCGCTCTTCGATGGCGCGCATCCTCGCCATAGCCAGGTGCTGCCATGGAGCGACGGTGTCCCCGAACCAGGCGTCGTTCGTGACGTTGATCAGCCATCCGGCTCCCGCCAGCACGCTTTCGCGAACGAGCTCGGGGAAGACCGCCTCATAGCAGATCGAAGCGGCGGCGGCAGTATTGTCGATCATGAAGAGCGTGGGCGCCTTCCCGCGGGAGAAATCCTCCTCCCCCGCCGTGAGCTTGCTGATGAACGGCAACAGCCTGCGAAGCGGGACGTATTCTCCGAAGGGGACCAGATGGCGCTTGTCGTAACGGCCTATCGGCATCCCTCTTGAATCGACATGGAAGACGCTGTTGAAATATTTCACGCCGTCTTCGGGGCTGAACCACGGGGCCCCGAATACGATCGGGACCGAAAGGCTTCGCGCCACGTTGTCGACCCGCTGCGTTAGATCGGCCTCCCACCCGTAGAAAAACGGCGCCGCCGTCTCTGGCCAGACGACCACGCTCGCCCCGTTGGCCACGGCCTCGGACGTCAGTTGGCGATAGATGTCGATCGTCGCTTCCTGGTTGGCGGGATCCCATTTGCGGTTCTGGTCGATTCCTCCCTGGGCGATGCCGACCCGAATCGCGGGGCCGGCCGGAGCGACCGGCTGCCCCAGGCGAAAGCTCCCGTAGCAGGCCATGAAGGCCACCACGGCCATTCCGGCAAGGCCGGGCAGCACCGCTTTTCGCCACGCGCGTTCCGCCAGGCTCCTTGTTGCGACGAAGATCGCCACGTTCACGCAGACCACGAGAAAACCCAGGCC is a genomic window containing:
- a CDS encoding ABC transporter ATP-binding protein; the protein is MNSDTLIHVESLRKTYLRNGGKLEILKGITMDIARGELLGVVGVSGAGKTTLLQIVGTLDRPTSGSVSFEGNDISALSEEALASFRNRTIGFVFQFHHLLPEFDATENVMLPCLIQGASRSEARSRADALLDEVGLTDRKDHRIGELSGGEQQRVAICRALVMNPSVLLADEPTGNLDKETANGVFDLLRDLNRTRKLTVMMVTHNMDLASRMHRVIRIDDGMIA
- a CDS encoding lipoprotein-releasing ABC transporter permease subunit yields the protein MRFPVEYYIAQKYLLAKRKQTFISIITFISVLGVTIGVTALIIVLAVMNGFEQELKDRILGATAHVHVTSLDGTIPEPYRLAARLGAMEGIAAASPYVFSQMMITSGGGATGGVLRGVDPASVGKVTRLVKDVRVGKIENIIRRSADDLPGVILGKELAGNLGVGMGDLVEVLVPGGNVTPLGAFPRSERFKVAGIFESGMYEYDATFAYVSFDEASRMLGTGGRASGIELKVNDIYQASAIAARIRTDLGLPYYAKDWMQSNRNLFSALKLEKVVMFIILVLIVMVAAFNIISTLIMIVMEKNKDIGILMTMGATRRTIRRIFALEGLFIGIVGTLAGTILGGGLCWLLKKYQFIHLPNDVYYITTLPVLFDPAILMLVGGSSILICFLATLYPARQASRIDPAEAIRYE
- the lysS gene encoding lysine--tRNA ligase, yielding MNEEWNDLIRDRYRKVEEIREAGEIAYPNGQHVGWTSDAVRRAADGIPAAELPGRAIKVDVAGRILAKRRMGKAAFLSILDRAGKIQFHLTQDSVGEAEYEKFKKRIDIGDIVWAEGTLFVTQTGELTIKVSSFRLLTKALRPLPEKWHGLSDVETRYRQRYVDLIVNEDVREIFRKRSRIISFVRNFLVARDYLEVETPMMQPIAGGATARPFMTHHNSLDMDLFLRIAPELYLKRLLVGGFERVFEINRNFRNEGISTQHNPEFTMVEFYQAYATVDELMTLTEDLFSGLAIHLFGSTKVPLQGKEIDFATPWQRLTVRQAVALYGKVPEERLSDPAFLREMAAGLGLYVKEGTPDGKLLVELYEAVGERAIIGPTFVTEYPIEVSPLSRKNDQRPEIVDRFELIVNGREIANAFSELNDPVDQRKRFEAQLEEKARGDEEAMAMDDDYIRALEFGMPPAAGEGIGIDRLVMLFTDSPSIRDVILFPQLRKEG
- the prfB gene encoding peptide chain release factor 2, which produces MKHARARFEVIFDVDRKLARHAELESIAARDGFWESPEKAEPILKERKSIDTFLEKWGSLDASFGDLHACLDLVDEQADPGLESEIGSILRTISERLDDLEMARMLSGEGDDLNAIVTIHAGAGGTESQDWAEMLLRMYTRFCDRNGYEMELAERQDGEEAGIKSVTFLMKGDHAFGYMKAEGGVHRLVRISPFDANKRRHTSFASVFVSPEIDDTVEITIDDNDLRIDTLRSGGAGGQHVNKTESAVRLTHLPTGLVVLCQQERSQHKNKALAYKILRSKMYALEMRQRAEKVQDSHKAKKDIAWGSQIRSYVLAPYRMVKDHRTGHETGNVDAVLDGDIMDFIHKYLLSGGADVQDSGGDIE
- the lnt gene encoding apolipoprotein N-acyltransferase, which gives rise to MARIACRDALLGAAFVLCYPLGMPGYGIPFLPFVALVPLLALSASASSTRSAARLGFALGTLADLPIYYWIAWTVAVPGNLGWLIGAACALAVSAFVACFISAVCALNHFCFRMLGPAAFWAFPFFWVAIETARMHLFTGFPWMLFGYSLADSPWLRQAADLAGVYGLGFLVVCVNVAIFVATRSLAERAWRKAVLPGLAGMAVVAFMACYGSFRLGQPVAPAGPAIRVGIAQGGIDQNRKWDPANQEATIDIYRQLTSEAVANGASVVVWPETAAPFFYGWEADLTQRVDNVARSLSVPIVFGAPWFSPEDGVKYFNSVFHVDSRGMPIGRYDKRHLVPFGEYVPLRRLLPFISKLTAGEEDFSRGKAPTLFMIDNTAAAASICYEAVFPELVRESVLAGAGWLINVTNDAWFGDTVAPWQHLAMARMRAIEERRPMVRAANSGISAIIRPDGAIDRSLGLFRKGIVVAEITPGTGTTFYAKTGELFGYSCIIIGFLIFLFALKGPHGSRNS